A genomic region of Melanotaenia boesemani isolate fMelBoe1 chromosome 13, fMelBoe1.pri, whole genome shotgun sequence contains the following coding sequences:
- the zgc:86609 gene encoding TMCO1/EMC3 family protein — protein sequence MAGPELLLDSSIRMWVVLPIVFITFLVGVIRHYVTQLLHSDKKLDLEQVSDSQVLLRSRILRENGKYIPRQSFAMRKHYFNNAETGFFKKVKRKVVPKNPMTDSSMLTDMMKGNLTNMLPMILIGGWINWAFSGFVITKVPFPLTLRFKPMLQRGIDLLSLDASWVSSASWYFLNVFGLRSMYNLILGQDNAADQSRLMQDQMTGAAMAMPPDPNKAFKSEWEALEIVEHKWALENVEEKLMSRDLAFGGL from the exons ATGGCTGGTCCTGAGCTCCTGCTGGACTCCAGCATTCGGATGTGGGTAGTCCTGCCCATCGTCTTCATCACCTTCTTGGTTGGGGTCATTCGTCATTACGTCACCCAGCTGCTCCACAGTGACAAGAAGCTGGACCTGGAGCAGGTCTCTGACAG CCAGGTACTCCTTCGAAGTCGCATCCTCAGGGAGAACGGGAAGTACATTCCCCGGCAG TCCTTTGCCATGAGGAAACATTACTTCAACAACGCAGAGACCGGATTCTTCAAGAAGGTCAAGAGGAAGGTCGTCCCCAAGAACCCCATGACAG acagcagcatgttgaCGGACATGATGAAAGGAAACCTGACCAACATGCTGCCCATGATTCTGATTGGTGGATGGATCAACTGGGCTTTCTCTGGATTTGTCATAA CAAAGGTGCCGTTTCCTCTGACTCTGAGGTTCAAGCCCATGTTACAGAGAGGAATAGACCTGCTGTCACTGGATGCATCTTG GGTAAGTTCAGCTTCCTGGTACTTCCTGAATGTGTTTGGACTGAGAAGCATGTATAACCTCATACTGGGTCAGGACAACG CTGCTGACCAGTCACGGCTCATGCAGGACCAAATGACTGGTGCTGCCATGGCGATGCCCCCTGACCCCAACAAGGCTTTTAAG AGCGAGTGGGAAGCACTGGAGATCGTGGAACACAAGTGGGCGCTGGAGAACGTGGAGGAGAAGCTGATGTCCAGAGACCTCGCCTTCGGGGGTCTGTGA